From a single Lolium rigidum isolate FL_2022 chromosome 7, APGP_CSIRO_Lrig_0.1, whole genome shotgun sequence genomic region:
- the LOC124669524 gene encoding chlorophyllase-2-like, translated as MASAGDVFDHGRHGTSLSQVQEAKTSRCSPSSGDGPPKPLLIAAPSDAGEYPVVVFLHGYLANNYFYSQLLQHVASHGFILIAPQLYTFSGPDTTGEINSAAAVIDWLADGLSSSLPPDVRPNLTAVSISGHSRGGKVAFALGLGHAKTALPLAALIAVDPVDGTGRGSQTPPPILTYKSASLRVPAPVMVIGTGLGEVPRGVLRPPCAPLGVSHAEFYHECAAPACHLVARDYGHTDMMDDVTCGAKGLVTRAVCKSGGARAPMRRFVAGAMVAFLKKWVDGRPQWLDGIRERPEVAPVVLSAVEFRDAGTRIHGAMLPA; from the exons ATGGCGTCTGCAGGAGACGTGTTCGACCATGGACGCCATGGCACCAGCCTTTCCCAGGTCCAGGAGGCCAAGACCTCGAGGTGCTCTCCATCCAGTGGAGATGGCCCGCCAAAGCCGCTTCTGATAGCCGCACCGTCCGACGCAGGGGAGTACCCGGTGGTCGTCTTCTTGCACGGCTACCTCGCCAACAACTACTTCTACTCCCAGCTGCTCCAGCATGTCGCCTCCCATGGCTTCATCCTCATCGCTCCTCAG CTCTACACGTTCTCCGGACCGGACACCACCGGAGAGATAAACTCAGCGGCCGCCGTCATAGACTGGCTCGCCGACGGCCTGTCCTCCTCGCTCCCACCCGACGTTCGCCCCAACCTGACCGCT GTGTCCATCTCCGGGCACAGCCGCGGCGGCAAAGTGGCATTCGCGCTGGGGCTGGGGCACGCCAAGACCGCCCTGCCTCTCGCGGCCCTCATCGCCGTCGACCCCGTGGACGGCACGGGCCGCGGCAGCCAGACGCCCCCGCCCATCCTCACCTACAAATCAGCCTCGCTGCGCGTCCCGGCGCCGGTCATGGTCATCGGCACGGGCCTCGGCGAGGTGCCCCGCGGCGTCCTGCGCCCGCCGTGCGCGCCGCTGGGCGTGAGCCACGCCGAGTTCTACCACGagtgcgcggccccggcgtgccaCCTCGTCGCCAGGGACTACGGGCACACCGACATGATGGACGACGTGACGTGCGGCGCCAAGGGCCTGGTCACGCGCGCCGTCTGCAAGAGCGGCGGGGCCAGGGCGCCCATGAGGCGCTTCGTCGCCGGGGCCATGGTGGCGTTCCTCAAGAAATGGGTGGACGGCCGGCCACAGTGGCTCGACGGCATCAGGGAGCGGCCGGAGGTGGCGCCCGTCGTGCTGTCCGCCGTTGAGTTCCGGGATGCAGGGACTAGGATCCATGGTGCCATGCTGCCTGCTTAA
- the LOC124678180 gene encoding chromatin-remodeling complex subunit ies6-like, with amino-acid sequence MMEPDIQRTEMLLAPTMAFKKVQMADKYPKGQSRGRQWKHLRFLLQAADATSLPPDRPNYLNIQSPPSIYPPKRYCDVTGFEAPYVDPRTKLRYADPEVFKQIRNLPDEYVQRYLAVRNAAVVLR; translated from the exons ATGATGGAGCCGGACATACAGCGGACGGAGATGCTGCTGGCGCCGACGATGGCGTTCAAGAAGGTGCAGATGGCGGACAAGTACCCCAAGGGCCAGTCCCGTGGCCGCCAGTGGAAgcacctccgcttcctcctccaggCCGCCGACGCCACCTCGCTCCCCCCGGACCGCCCCAACT ATCTAAATATTCAGTCGCCGCCATCCATTTATCCACCGAAGAGATACTGTGACGTAACAGGTTTTGAG GCACCATACGTAGATCCCAGGACCAAGCTGCGCTATGCTGATCCAGAGGTGTTCAAGCAAATCAGAAATCTTCCAGATGAATATGTCCAAAGATATCTGGCCGTGAGAAATGCAGCAGTTGTTCTACGATAA